In Cycloclasticus sp., a single genomic region encodes these proteins:
- a CDS encoding D-amino acid aminotransferase, producing MSSKLDVFLNGQFLPLADAKISVLDRGFLFADGVYEVIPAYGGKLFRLQQHLDRLNNSLAAIRMKPVMSDQQWTDILSKLVEPHTQSDQSVYVQVTRGSGASRDHQLPDDYTATTFAMCQSINTDSLNSIAKGISAITLDDIRWDWCHVKSIALLGNILLKQQASDQDCAEAILLRDGFATEGSASNLFIVKDKQIITPPKSHHLLPGITRDLVLELAIKEGISCVEREISEQQLFDADEIWLTSSTKEIMPVTELNRQAVSNRQPGELWQQVSARYSHFKNQLRKQQHD from the coding sequence GTGTCATCTAAACTCGATGTTTTTCTTAACGGTCAATTCTTACCGCTGGCCGATGCAAAAATTTCCGTGCTTGATCGTGGTTTTTTGTTTGCTGACGGTGTTTACGAAGTTATCCCAGCATACGGCGGTAAGCTTTTTCGACTACAGCAGCATTTAGACCGTCTCAATAACAGCTTAGCCGCTATTCGCATGAAGCCTGTTATGAGCGATCAACAGTGGACAGATATTCTGAGTAAACTGGTAGAACCGCATACGCAATCCGACCAATCGGTGTACGTGCAAGTCACTCGCGGTTCAGGCGCTAGCCGCGACCACCAGTTACCGGATGACTATACTGCAACCACCTTTGCGATGTGCCAAAGCATCAACACGGATAGTTTGAATTCTATCGCAAAGGGCATTAGCGCAATTACCTTGGATGACATACGCTGGGATTGGTGTCACGTTAAATCGATCGCATTGTTGGGAAATATATTATTAAAGCAACAAGCCAGCGATCAAGACTGCGCTGAAGCTATTTTACTGCGTGATGGATTTGCCACAGAAGGCTCCGCCAGTAATTTGTTTATCGTTAAAGATAAGCAAATTATAACACCGCCTAAAAGCCATCATTTATTACCCGGCATCACCCGCGACCTTGTCTTAGAATTGGCCATTAAAGAAGGCATCAGTTGCGTTGAACGTGAGATATCAGAACAACAATTATTCGATGCAGATGAAATTTGGTTAACCAGTTCAACTAAAGAAATTATGCCCGTGACCGAATTGAATAGGCAAGCTGTCAGCAACAGGCAGCCCGGCGAACTATGGCAACAGGTTTCGGCCCGCTATAGCCACTTCAAAAATCAACTTAGAAAGCAACAACATGACTGA
- a CDS encoding peptidylprolyl isomerase, with protein sequence MKSFKQSIFVNTIVLCSLLSFGALAQNSINRIIAIVDKGVILQSQLDEQVKQTYQRLPAEQRASIARSDIEKRVLDRMVITELQLQIARRSAIQISDAEINASIKRIASANKLSAEKFLEVLQNDGVTLKSFKRSIKDQMLVRRVQSSYVHHEVKISEQEVKSFLQLLEQSNGDQSTEYQLGHILIATPENASPQQIAKARKKAASIIAGLNLGKKFSTLSIAHSDASNALEGGDLGWMKLAQMPSMLTPYVQKMQANEFSAPIESPSGFHIIKLFATRGQQKVMVTKTHVRHILIKINALVSDKIAQERLLNLKQRIENGEDFTMLARANSEDRGSAISGGDLNWVQPGALVPAFESAMNELAINDISLPVQTQFGWHLIQVLGREQQDNTQLMREAQARSQLQKRKADAAIESWLVKLRDDAYIEYRLAK encoded by the coding sequence ATGAAAAGCTTCAAACAATCCATATTCGTTAATACAATCGTTCTGTGTAGCCTTTTGTCATTTGGCGCACTAGCTCAAAACTCTATTAATCGAATTATTGCAATAGTCGACAAAGGTGTTATTTTACAAAGCCAGTTAGATGAACAGGTTAAACAAACCTATCAGCGCTTACCTGCTGAGCAACGCGCTTCTATAGCAAGGTCCGACATTGAAAAGCGTGTTCTTGATCGAATGGTTATAACAGAGCTGCAACTGCAAATTGCCCGACGTAGCGCTATACAAATTTCAGATGCTGAAATTAATGCATCAATTAAACGTATCGCCAGTGCGAACAAACTATCAGCAGAAAAGTTTCTAGAGGTATTGCAGAATGATGGCGTCACACTTAAATCTTTCAAACGCTCAATTAAAGACCAGATGCTGGTCAGACGAGTACAATCCAGCTATGTTCACCATGAAGTAAAAATATCAGAACAAGAAGTAAAGAGCTTTTTGCAACTGCTAGAGCAAAGCAATGGCGATCAATCGACAGAGTATCAATTAGGGCATATCCTTATTGCGACACCAGAAAATGCATCACCGCAACAAATAGCTAAGGCGCGTAAAAAAGCAGCTAGTATAATTGCAGGTTTGAATCTAGGCAAAAAGTTTTCCACTCTGTCTATCGCCCACTCAGATGCTAGCAACGCGCTTGAAGGCGGAGACCTTGGTTGGATGAAACTAGCGCAAATGCCCTCAATGCTAACGCCTTATGTGCAAAAAATGCAGGCAAATGAATTTTCAGCGCCGATAGAAAGCCCCAGTGGTTTTCATATCATTAAACTCTTTGCAACTCGTGGCCAACAAAAAGTCATGGTTACTAAGACCCACGTACGTCATATCCTGATTAAAATTAATGCACTTGTTAGCGACAAAATAGCGCAAGAACGCTTACTTAACCTTAAACAGCGCATCGAAAACGGTGAAGATTTCACCATGCTAGCAAGGGCTAACTCTGAGGACAGGGGCTCTGCCATCAGTGGCGGCGATCTCAACTGGGTCCAGCCTGGCGCACTTGTTCCTGCCTTTGAATCAGCCATGAACGAACTGGCTATCAATGACATTAGCTTACCTGTTCAAACCCAATTTGGCTGGCATTTAATCCAAGTATTGGGCCGTGAACAACAAGACAACACACAACTCATGCGCGAAGCGCAAGCACGTTCTCAATTACAAAAACGTAAGGCCGATGCCGCGATTGAATCATGGTTGGTAAAACTAAGAGATGACGCCTACATTGAATACCGTTTAGCTAAATAA
- a CDS encoding D-alanyl-D-alanine carboxypeptidase family protein: MKRIILILSFFLSSQAIALPIPSAPNLKARSYHLTDFHSGTVLASKDADLKLAPASMTKIMTALILFRELNHGNLNLSDKVRISEKAWRTPGSRMFVEVNKFVTIDDLLHGMLVQSGNDATVALAEHIAGDESTFAQLMNQVAKDLGMTNSHFINSSGLPDEQHYTTARDLSILTRALIIESPELYKINAIKEFSFNGITQQNRNKLLWRDSTVDGVKTGHTEDAGYCLVSSAVRDKMRLISVVMGTNSLEARNDTNQALLNYGYRFYKTHLLYKAQQSLTSTRVWKGAQKTLSVGLSKDLYLTIPRNEYKSLDASLELKPQLIAPIAKGQLVGSAVIKLKGEVITKRPLLALQEIPEGSWMDVLKDEALLMLE; the protein is encoded by the coding sequence ATGAAACGAATTATTCTAATACTTAGCTTTTTCCTATCTTCGCAAGCTATCGCCTTACCTATCCCATCAGCCCCTAATTTAAAGGCTAGAAGTTACCACCTAACGGATTTTCATAGTGGCACCGTTTTAGCGTCTAAAGATGCAGATTTAAAACTCGCACCCGCTAGCATGACAAAAATCATGACGGCACTAATTCTTTTCCGTGAGCTCAATCATGGAAATTTAAACTTAAGCGATAAAGTACGTATTAGCGAAAAGGCTTGGAGAACGCCTGGCTCGCGGATGTTTGTTGAAGTTAATAAGTTTGTCACTATCGACGATTTATTACACGGCATGCTCGTGCAATCGGGCAATGATGCGACCGTTGCCCTTGCTGAACACATTGCCGGCGATGAATCGACTTTTGCACAATTGATGAATCAAGTTGCCAAAGACCTTGGCATGACAAATAGTCACTTCATTAACAGCTCGGGCTTGCCTGACGAGCAGCACTACACGACGGCTAGAGACCTCTCGATACTCACTCGAGCCTTAATAATAGAATCACCCGAACTATATAAAATCAATGCGATCAAAGAATTCTCTTTTAATGGCATTACCCAGCAAAATAGAAATAAACTTTTGTGGCGTGACAGCACCGTGGACGGCGTTAAAACTGGACATACTGAAGACGCCGGCTACTGCTTAGTATCATCCGCCGTTCGTGACAAAATGCGTTTGATCTCGGTGGTCATGGGAACGAATAGCCTAGAAGCACGTAATGATACAAACCAAGCCTTACTGAATTACGGTTACCGCTTTTACAAAACTCACTTACTGTATAAAGCACAGCAATCGCTAACCAGCACCCGCGTGTGGAAAGGGGCTCAAAAAACGTTATCCGTTGGCCTATCTAAAGACCTTTATCTCACTATTCCACGCAACGAATACAAATCACTGGACGCCAGTTTGGAGTTAAAACCTCAATTGATTGCCCCCATTGCTAAAGGTCAACTCGTTGGTAGCGCCGTTATCAAGCTCAAAGGTGAGGTCATTACAAAGCGGCCTCTGCTTGCCTTACAAGAAATACCTGAGGGCTCGTGGATGGATGTGCTGAAAGATGAAGCCTTGTTAATGCTTGAGTAA
- a CDS encoding phosphotransferase: MVIDERKQLLIEWLKGVFLTDEFSCEPASSDASFRRYFRVQFNGQSFVVMDAPPAKEDCTSFIAVAELLFSQGINAPQIFYKSLEKGFLVLSDLGSESYLDKLSELTAKNCYGDAVQALHKMHDLPLAELEIPQYDLALLQQEMGLFEEWFVNKLLAVDLSSDDKTGLVMVKEKLAQSALEQPQVFVHRDYHSRNLMVTEKDNPGVIDFQDAVAGPITYDLVSLYRDCYIDWPDEKIYVWLDDFLQQRRARGCVDDFDQARFYQWFDWMGVQRHMKAIGIFARLLIRDGKNGYLKDIPRTLSYVIAVCARYDDLRPVADLIEKHQLMAKFVQLQTELKPL, from the coding sequence ATGGTGATAGATGAACGTAAACAACTTTTAATTGAATGGTTAAAAGGTGTTTTTTTAACAGATGAGTTTAGTTGTGAGCCAGCATCAAGCGATGCCAGTTTTAGGCGTTATTTTCGTGTTCAGTTTAACGGTCAGTCATTCGTTGTTATGGATGCGCCGCCTGCTAAGGAAGACTGCACGTCATTTATTGCGGTGGCAGAACTGTTGTTTTCGCAAGGCATTAATGCACCGCAAATTTTTTATAAGTCACTCGAAAAAGGGTTTTTAGTTCTCAGCGATTTGGGGTCGGAAAGTTATTTAGACAAGCTAAGCGAATTGACGGCGAAAAATTGCTATGGCGATGCTGTTCAAGCCCTGCATAAAATGCACGACTTGCCGTTGGCTGAGCTAGAGATTCCTCAGTATGATTTAGCTTTATTACAGCAAGAGATGGGCTTATTTGAAGAGTGGTTCGTTAATAAATTATTGGCTGTTGATTTATCGTCCGATGATAAAACGGGCTTAGTGATGGTCAAAGAAAAATTAGCTCAATCAGCCCTTGAACAGCCACAAGTATTTGTTCATAGAGATTACCATTCCAGAAATTTGATGGTGACCGAGAAAGACAATCCAGGTGTAATTGATTTCCAAGATGCGGTTGCCGGTCCAATAACGTATGACCTCGTTTCTTTATACAGGGACTGTTATATCGATTGGCCAGATGAGAAAATTTACGTATGGCTCGATGATTTCCTCCAGCAGAGGAGAGCACGTGGTTGCGTAGATGATTTTGATCAAGCTCGTTTTTATCAATGGTTCGACTGGATGGGGGTTCAGCGGCATATGAAAGCGATTGGTATTTTTGCGCGTTTGTTAATCAGGGATGGTAAAAATGGTTATTTAAAAGATATCCCTCGAACATTGAGCTATGTGATTGCTGTTTGTGCTCGCTATGATGACTTAAGGCCCGTCGCGGACTTGATTGAAAAGCATCAACTTATGGCTAAGTTTGTTCAGCTGCAAACGGAGTTGAAACCTTTATGA
- the murU gene encoding N-acetylmuramate alpha-1-phosphate uridylyltransferase MurU, with the protein MKVMILAAGRGERMGRLTEHCPKPLLKVAGRSLIEHHILALKKHGFSEFVINIAYLGEQIKAALGCGERWGVRIEYSDEGLQALETGGGIFNALPLLGEQPFLVVNADVWSDFPYASLRTKVDKNIHLVLVNNPSHNLNGDFGLFGGSIELASDKRYTYSGVGVFNPIIFSQQTAGIFPLAPIIRESISCQRVSGELYQGKWVDVGTPERLADLERKLQQI; encoded by the coding sequence ATGAAGGTGATGATTTTAGCGGCGGGACGTGGCGAACGAATGGGTCGTTTGACCGAGCATTGTCCCAAGCCTTTGTTGAAGGTTGCTGGGCGTTCTCTTATCGAGCACCATATTTTGGCATTAAAGAAGCATGGTTTTAGCGAGTTCGTGATTAATATTGCCTATTTGGGTGAGCAAATTAAAGCGGCCTTAGGCTGTGGAGAGCGCTGGGGTGTGCGGATTGAATATTCAGATGAGGGTCTGCAAGCTCTAGAAACGGGCGGTGGGATATTTAACGCATTGCCTTTGTTGGGTGAACAGCCTTTTCTAGTTGTGAATGCCGATGTTTGGAGCGATTTTCCTTACGCAAGCTTGAGAACGAAGGTGGATAAGAATATTCATTTGGTACTGGTGAATAATCCTTCTCATAATCTGAATGGTGACTTTGGCTTATTCGGCGGTAGTATTGAACTGGCGTCGGATAAACGCTACACCTACAGCGGAGTGGGGGTCTTTAACCCCATCATTTTTTCGCAGCAGACAGCAGGTATCTTCCCGTTAGCGCCGATTATTCGTGAGTCGATATCATGCCAGCGTGTCAGTGGCGAGCTGTATCAAGGTAAATGGGTTGACGTTGGTACACCGGAACGACTGGCTGATTTAGAACGAAAACTTCAGCAGATTTAA
- the lptD gene encoding LPS assembly protein LptD: MNNDGSWDCQAGANATWDCTQTSAPSSIEVASVAAVELPSSTSSDRIRNNSLFHLMIQQLEADPWDTCEVSTAELRDSRNAIQQSRLNAEVSIQSDYAEILDQNDAQFSGDVLVKRADQSITADRVTFNNNKEIAAASGDVFYQENGFALHSDQATLQLSNDTGEFKNSRFIIEGTHARGTTQSTRLINRDISQSTNITYTTCAPSVSDWELQARTLELNKETGRGTGRDVWVEVFDIPLLYTPYISFPIDDRRQSGVLTPTFGNSDTTGLDFAIPYYWNIAENYDATITPRIMSDRGLMLGGEFRYLTDSSEGQVAAEILSDTDTDDLRGQFSLQNKSTISSRLSSELDLNYMSDDDYLEDFGNNLSISSNRYLRSQASLNYRADSWSLLTKIDNYDSIDESISSANRPHRRLPQVLFNLRETEAFGIAKVSMRNEFVYFQHSADVDAKRVDLHPGISVPFRTPAGFITPRLSLRHTEYRLQDQAAGVDSQQSRTLPILSVDSGLFFERDLNFAGGMIQTLEPRAYYLYVPHENQDDIPLFDTSEYDFSFNQLFRENRYSGADRVADANQLTLALTSRLIESNTGSERLRASIGTIVYFDDLDVGLKPTSTPITKNTSDLVTEVSAKLTDTWSARTALQYNPHAGKTQKATLGFHYRDGANRIFNATYRSRYEGTFDSNGNSNDIEQTDLSFKWPISKEWSTVGRWNYSEEQNLALDTFLGLEKDTCCWRLRVIARRYVNDAFDEEPKEGIFFQFELKGLTSFGEKLDSFLEEGILGYQIPQH, from the coding sequence ATGAACAATGACGGCTCATGGGATTGCCAAGCTGGCGCAAATGCCACTTGGGATTGCACCCAAACTAGCGCGCCTAGCAGTATTGAAGTTGCCAGTGTAGCGGCTGTCGAATTACCTAGCAGCACATCCTCTGATCGCATTAGAAATAATTCATTATTCCACCTAATGATTCAGCAACTTGAAGCTGACCCTTGGGATACCTGCGAGGTCTCGACAGCAGAACTTCGTGACAGTAGAAATGCTATCCAGCAAAGTCGTTTAAATGCAGAAGTGAGCATCCAATCTGATTACGCCGAAATTCTCGACCAGAATGATGCTCAATTTAGTGGTGATGTTTTAGTAAAACGCGCCGACCAATCTATTACCGCCGACCGCGTTACTTTCAACAACAATAAAGAAATTGCAGCAGCATCTGGTGATGTTTTCTACCAAGAAAATGGATTCGCCCTGCACAGTGATCAAGCAACGCTTCAGCTTAGCAACGATACCGGCGAGTTCAAAAACAGTCGGTTTATTATTGAAGGGACTCATGCACGAGGCACAACCCAGTCGACTCGTCTCATTAACCGTGATATCAGCCAATCAACAAATATTACTTATACCACCTGCGCACCCAGCGTTAGCGATTGGGAACTCCAAGCTAGAACGCTGGAACTCAACAAAGAAACAGGCCGCGGAACTGGACGTGACGTTTGGGTTGAAGTGTTTGATATTCCATTGTTATACACACCGTACATCAGTTTCCCAATTGATGATCGACGCCAGTCCGGTGTTTTAACACCAACGTTTGGTAACTCCGACACAACCGGCTTAGACTTCGCAATTCCTTACTATTGGAATATTGCTGAAAACTATGACGCCACTATTACACCGCGAATCATGAGCGATCGTGGTTTGATGCTAGGTGGCGAGTTTCGATACCTAACCGACAGCAGCGAAGGCCAAGTAGCGGCCGAAATTCTTAGTGATACCGACACCGATGATTTACGTGGCCAATTCTCATTGCAAAACAAATCAACCATCAGTTCCCGCCTAAGCTCAGAGCTAGACCTGAATTACATGTCGGATGATGATTATTTAGAAGATTTTGGCAACAACCTTAGTATTTCCAGTAACCGCTATTTAAGAAGCCAAGCCAGTTTAAACTACCGAGCCGATAGCTGGAGCTTACTCACTAAAATAGACAATTACGATTCTATTGATGAGTCTATTTCTAGTGCTAATAGGCCGCATCGTCGTCTACCACAAGTTCTTTTTAACCTGCGTGAAACCGAAGCCTTTGGTATTGCGAAAGTCAGCATGCGCAATGAGTTTGTATACTTTCAGCACAGCGCCGATGTTGATGCTAAACGAGTTGATTTGCACCCTGGCATTAGCGTCCCATTCCGAACACCTGCTGGATTCATTACCCCTAGGCTAAGCTTAAGACATACCGAGTACCGCTTACAGGATCAAGCCGCGGGAGTGGACAGCCAGCAAAGTAGAACGCTACCCATCTTATCCGTTGACTCTGGGTTATTCTTTGAAAGAGACCTGAACTTTGCTGGAGGCATGATCCAAACCCTCGAGCCACGCGCCTATTATTTATACGTTCCGCACGAGAACCAAGATGATATTCCATTGTTTGACACCTCAGAATACGACTTCAGCTTTAACCAGCTATTTAGAGAGAACCGTTATTCAGGTGCTGACCGAGTGGCCGATGCAAACCAGTTAACGTTAGCACTCACCTCACGACTTATTGAGTCTAACACCGGTAGCGAGCGCCTAAGAGCGAGTATTGGCACTATTGTCTACTTCGATGATCTTGATGTAGGCTTAAAGCCCACTAGCACGCCCATTACAAAAAACACCTCCGACTTAGTCACAGAAGTATCGGCAAAGTTAACCGACACATGGTCAGCCCGCACCGCGCTGCAATACAATCCTCACGCGGGTAAAACCCAAAAAGCAACGCTTGGGTTTCATTATCGTGACGGAGCAAACCGTATCTTCAATGCAACTTACCGCTCTCGTTACGAAGGAACCTTTGATAGCAACGGAAATTCCAATGATATCGAGCAAACAGACCTATCATTTAAGTGGCCCATCAGCAAAGAATGGAGCACCGTCGGTCGCTGGAATTATTCGGAAGAACAAAACTTAGCGCTTGACACATTCTTAGGCCTTGAGAAAGACACTTGCTGTTGGCGTTTACGGGTCATTGCCAGACGATACGTTAATGACGCATTTGATGAAGAACCTAAAGAAGGCATTTTCTTCCAGTTTGAGCTGAAAGGCCTCACAAGCTTTGGTGAAAAGCTTGACTCATTCTTGGAAGAAGGAATTTTAGGTTACCAGATACCTCAACACTAA
- a CDS encoding septal ring lytic transglycosylase RlpA family protein translates to MHLPLFFVIASLLSACTSQQPLILDSAPSVHPANIELTPDAIPKVEAKSRGGNPASYEVFGKTYHVMPSSEDFVQRGIASWYGTKFHGNKTSNGEIYDMYAMTAAHKSLPIPTYVEVTNLSNGKKIIVRVNDRGPFHDGRIIDLSYAAAAKLGTLKNGTSSVEIKAINPSTFTASSLDTPPIAKTSDFALRYSIEKPSKSPSNKGFLFIQVGAFKSLDNATKLKHKLTSALNTPVTVRPSSDFSNPIYVVQIGPYVRIKSADSARLKLYELGYKNTIYVSK, encoded by the coding sequence ATGCACCTGCCCCTGTTTTTTGTTATTGCCAGCCTCCTAAGTGCTTGTACCAGTCAGCAACCACTTATCCTCGATAGCGCGCCTTCCGTCCACCCCGCCAATATCGAACTAACGCCTGACGCCATTCCAAAAGTTGAAGCCAAAAGCCGTGGCGGCAACCCCGCTTCATACGAGGTGTTCGGAAAAACCTATCACGTAATGCCATCCAGTGAAGACTTCGTTCAACGCGGCATAGCCTCTTGGTACGGTACGAAGTTTCATGGCAACAAAACTTCAAATGGTGAAATCTACGATATGTACGCGATGACGGCAGCACATAAATCCTTGCCCATTCCTACCTATGTGGAAGTAACTAACTTATCAAACGGTAAAAAAATCATTGTTCGAGTCAATGATCGTGGCCCTTTCCACGATGGTCGGATTATCGACTTATCTTATGCAGCCGCCGCCAAACTTGGCACCTTAAAAAATGGCACCTCATCAGTAGAAATTAAGGCCATTAACCCAAGTACATTCACCGCAAGCTCGTTAGATACTCCACCTATCGCCAAAACAAGTGATTTTGCGTTGCGGTATTCCATCGAAAAGCCGTCCAAAAGCCCTTCAAATAAAGGCTTCTTATTTATCCAAGTAGGCGCTTTTAAGTCCTTAGATAACGCCACTAAATTAAAACATAAACTAACCAGTGCGCTAAACACACCGGTTACGGTGAGACCTAGCTCAGACTTCTCTAACCCAATATACGTTGTACAGATTGGCCCCTATGTACGCATAAAGAGCGCTGATTCTGCTCGATTAAAGCTTTATGAACTCGGCTATAAAAACACTATCTACGTTTCTAAATAA
- a CDS encoding DUF493 domain-containing protein: MTDKHADEQHNALMDYPCDFTIKTMGLANTGFDLIVVEIVRRHAPDLSESAVQSKFSKSKKYVSISITITAQSKQQMDAIYQDLTDCEQVLMSL; this comes from the coding sequence ATGACTGACAAGCACGCCGACGAGCAACATAATGCCTTGATGGACTACCCCTGCGATTTCACCATCAAAACAATGGGGCTTGCGAACACCGGATTTGATTTAATCGTCGTCGAGATCGTCCGCCGGCATGCGCCTGATTTAAGCGAAAGTGCTGTGCAGTCAAAATTCAGCAAATCTAAAAAATACGTTTCTATTAGCATCACCATTACCGCTCAAAGTAAGCAGCAAATGGATGCCATTTATCAAGATTTGACAGACTGCGAACAGGTCTTAATGTCTTTGTGA
- the lipB gene encoding lipoyl(octanoyl) transferase LipB, with the protein MKQQAEQTLYIRQLGQQDYQATWEAMKQFCLCRDRDTADEVWFVEHPAVFTQGVSGKAEHILNSSDIPIVQSDRGGQVTYHGPGQLVMYVLFDLRRLDIGIRALVDVLENITITGLKQYGLSAIARKDAPGVYIDDKKIASLGLRVKKGCSYHGLSMNIDMDLTPFSFINPCGYEGLEVTQLSEHGVKCTTSDFAAVLLHELKQQLNYCQLKLGPNTLHV; encoded by the coding sequence GTGAAACAACAAGCCGAACAGACCTTATATATCCGCCAATTGGGTCAGCAAGATTATCAAGCAACTTGGGAAGCGATGAAACAGTTTTGCCTGTGTCGCGACCGTGACACAGCCGACGAAGTTTGGTTTGTGGAACACCCCGCCGTTTTCACTCAAGGCGTTAGTGGCAAAGCCGAGCACATCCTAAACAGCAGCGATATTCCCATAGTCCAGTCTGACCGGGGCGGCCAAGTGACTTATCACGGGCCGGGGCAACTCGTTATGTACGTTTTATTCGACCTGCGCCGCTTAGATATTGGCATTCGCGCACTGGTCGATGTGCTTGAAAACATCACCATTACCGGATTAAAACAATATGGCCTCTCGGCCATCGCGCGCAAAGATGCGCCGGGCGTCTATATTGATGACAAAAAAATCGCCTCCTTAGGCCTACGCGTCAAGAAAGGTTGCAGTTACCATGGCCTCAGCATGAACATTGATATGGACTTAACACCGTTTAGTTTTATCAACCCATGCGGCTATGAGGGTCTTGAAGTTACCCAATTATCAGAACATGGCGTAAAATGTACCACCTCTGATTTTGCAGCTGTTTTATTGCACGAATTAAAGCAACAACTCAATTATTGCCAACTCAAACTTGGCCCAAATACACTACACGTATAG
- the lipA gene encoding lipoyl synthase, with amino-acid sequence MSHDTDTLKAPSRATPETHQRSEAKLARIPIKVEKKADILRKPHWIRAKVPSGPRVNAIKKALRDHGLYSVCEEAACPNLGECFNNGTATFMIMGDICTRRCPFCDVAHGRPKPLDKDEPQKLADTIKDMALRYVVITSVDRDDLRDGGADHFAQCINAVREKNPTIQIEVLVPDFRGRMDLAVEVLVQTPPDVFNHNLETIPRLYKKARPGSDYQWSLNLLKRYKEAHPEVPTKSGLMLGLGETMEETLEVMRDLRAHNCNMLTLGQYLQPSQDHLAVERYVTPEEFDELARLGKEMGFSHVASGPMVRSSYHADQQASGVID; translated from the coding sequence ATGTCACACGATACAGATACTCTAAAAGCACCATCACGCGCCACCCCAGAAACGCACCAACGAAGCGAAGCGAAGCTGGCACGTATTCCCATTAAAGTTGAAAAGAAAGCCGATATTTTGCGCAAACCACATTGGATACGCGCCAAAGTGCCAAGCGGCCCTCGCGTCAATGCCATTAAAAAGGCGCTTCGTGATCACGGCTTATACTCGGTTTGTGAAGAAGCCGCCTGCCCAAATTTAGGTGAGTGTTTTAACAACGGTACCGCTACCTTCATGATTATGGGCGATATTTGCACGCGACGCTGCCCATTTTGTGATGTTGCACACGGCCGACCAAAGCCATTGGATAAAGACGAACCTCAAAAACTCGCTGATACTATTAAAGATATGGCTCTTCGCTACGTGGTCATCACATCTGTTGATCGCGATGATTTGCGAGACGGTGGCGCCGATCATTTTGCGCAATGCATTAACGCCGTACGCGAGAAAAACCCGACCATACAAATTGAGGTGCTGGTACCCGATTTCAGAGGCCGTATGGACCTTGCTGTTGAAGTTCTAGTACAGACACCTCCCGATGTCTTCAATCATAATTTAGAAACCATTCCACGCTTGTATAAAAAAGCTCGGCCCGGTTCTGATTACCAATGGTCACTCAACCTACTGAAACGCTATAAAGAAGCACATCCAGAAGTCCCAACAAAGTCCGGCCTAATGCTTGGCTTAGGTGAAACGATGGAAGAGACACTTGAGGTCATGCGGGATTTACGCGCACACAATTGCAATATGCTGACTTTAGGTCAATACCTACAACCAAGCCAAGACCACTTAGCCGTTGAGCGCTATGTTACACCCGAAGAATTTGATGAATTGGCACGCCTCGGTAAAGAGATGGGTTTTTCCCACGTTGCTAGTGGCCCGATGGTTCGCTCCTCTTACCACGCCGATCAACAAGCGTCCGGGGTTATTGACTAA